ATTGGCGTTTCTGTATATCCTGCCGATAATAAATCGGTTCCTGTTATCTGTGTTTCCATAACGAATGGTTTGTATTTTAAAGTTAGTGTGTTTTTATAATTTTTTGGTTAATGATAAAATAAAAAGAGGCAATGGGCTGCAGGTGTTTTGATTTCTTTGGACGAAGTAACACGTTGCATAACGGCACTCTTATATAAGGGCAATGGCATGCCGGCGCTTTATTACTTTCGGGAATCGAACCCGACGAAACAACCGGACGAAGTAACGCAGGCAAATACGGCACCTTATGTTTAACAGGAGCAAAATGCGGCGTGGGTAACGGGGCGTGTCTGGCCGGAGTCGAACCGGATAGCCTTGCCGCACAAAACGGCTTCGCTATTCCTCCCCTGGGTTGAGACGAAGTAACCCGCACCTACGGCATCCTGTATACTCTGGCAAGGTGAAAAGCGGAAGGGTTTGCTTTGCCGCACTTTCCTGAGGCACGACGGGACTCGAACCCGTAGTAACCAATTTCGAAGTAACCCTGTCCTACGACACTTGCCATTTTTCAATTCTTTTTAATAAGCTCCCGCACCGCCTGGCAACGGGAGCGCTTCTGTATTTTAAAAACAGGGCGACAGGCGAAAAGGGACTATCCTTGCTCTAACCAACTGAGCTACTCACCGGAACCTTTGTCCCGGCAAGACGGGACTCGAACCCGTGTCCAAGGCGCCTGAAACGAAGTACCCCTTATCTACGGCACCTGTATAATTTTTCCTAATGAGCTCCCGCAGGGCGCGTGGACTGCGGGAGGAACCCATTGTTTATGCTTTCAGGGCTAATGACAGGAAAAGGCATTTGCTCTACCAACTCAGCTACATTGCAATTGCCACTGCAACGATGGGACTCGAACCCACGACACAATTCGAAGTAACCCTCTCCTACGGCACCTGATGTTTTTTATGTTCTCCCACAGGACGCGTGTGCTGCGGGAGGATTTATTACAACTCAATATCTTTAATGGCGTCAAGCGCATTGCCTGCATTTTCAAGCGAATAAAGGAGGTCGAATATCTTGTCGCTCCAGCCCGCTATCAGGTATACATCGTTCCTGCTGATGTCCAGCGGCGTATTGCCATGGCCTGCAAGGTCGAAAAGGTACAGTTTTGCATTGGGCGCCATTTCTTTATAACGCTTCCATGAATTTTGCACGCTGTTGCCAAATAATCCGCTGTCGTACATCTGCACATCGGTAAAAAGCATGACTTTATCCACTTTCTTCCTTTGGGCGATCAGGTCTTCAATAACAAGGTAGCCGTTGGTAGCATAACCTACCTCACCTTCCCTCCTGTAGTACTCCATTACGTTGGAAAGCACATTTCGCGAAGGCATGTTGATGGCTTTCCACCTGTCGCCAAACATACCTGTGGTGACATTCCTGCATTGCGACTGAAGGAGCATACCCAGCATAAGGCCGATGTCGTACAGCTTCACGCTGCTTCTCGTCGAAACCGGCACCTGCATGGAGCCCGACACGTCACACGCTATCACTACCGAAGTATCGTAACCAAAGCCCTTAATGTTCTTTGCGCTTTGCATTACCGCATCTTCCAATGCGCCAAGAATTGCCGACGTGTAGCCGGAACGTAAATCTTTAAGTTCCCTGTAGGCCGAAAGGAAACGGAACGGCAATTGCTTAGAGCCTGCCACAGCCTTTTCATTCGACAGGTACTCGCACACCATCTGTATGCAATAGCCCGGAACGTCTGCTTCAAGTATACTCCTCAGGTTACGCATCAAGGCCATATAACCTATTTTTTTACTTGCTATAAGCTCGGCCCATTTAGCGGCAACCGCCTGTTTCTTTTCGGCAGCGGTTGCAAATTTCTGCCTGCCAAGTGCAGAAAGCTCGGTTTCCCACGTGTAGGGCGTTGCCAGTTTATCAGCGGCTATCTTATTGAAAAGC
Above is a genomic segment from Flavobacterium album containing:
- a CDS encoding TROVE domain-containing protein, translated to MKFNFLNRQNNVTVNHEGAKAYRLTPEMELYTAVVTTGLNDTAYEQSNQRLKRITALIAQCDPEFVARLAVYARAQMNLRSVPLVLSVELAKSVSGNTVVSRAISNVIQRADEITELLAYYQAANARTGTKKLNRLSKQVQKGLVASFNKFDEYQFAKYNRDTDVKLRDALFLVHPKAKDEAQQELFNKIAADKLATPYTWETELSALGRQKFATAAEKKQAVAAKWAELIASKKIGYMALMRNLRSILEADVPGYCIQMVCEYLSNEKAVAGSKQLPFRFLSAYRELKDLRSGYTSAILGALEDAVMQSAKNIKGFGYDTSVVIACDVSGSMQVPVSTRSSVKLYDIGLMLGMLLQSQCRNVTTGMFGDRWKAINMPSRNVLSNVMEYYRREGEVGYATNGYLVIEDLIAQRKKVDKVMLFTDVQMYDSGLFGNSVQNSWKRYKEMAPNAKLYLFDLAGHGNTPLDISRNDVYLIAGWSDKIFDLLYSLENAGNALDAIKDIEL